In Dromiciops gliroides isolate mDroGli1 chromosome 4, mDroGli1.pri, whole genome shotgun sequence, one DNA window encodes the following:
- the LOC122725398 gene encoding H-2 class II histocompatibility antigen, E-S beta chain-like translates to MVCVWLPKGIWIGVLAVTLLMLNSQVTAGRQVPEHFTRQGKAQCYFEKGTEHVRLVERHVYNREEFLRFDSDVGEFVAVTELGRPQAEKWNSQKEILEDRRAQVDNYCRHNYEVFEPFLVPRRVEPEVTVYPSKMAPLGHHNLLVCSVTGFYPGDIEVRWLLNGQEETAGVVSTGLISNGDWTYQVLVMLEMTPRRGDVYTCHVEHSSLQRPVTLDWKAQSGSAQSKMLSGVGGLVLGLIFFGVGLVVHRRSQKGTRVSQQQGS, encoded by the exons ATGGTGTGTGTCTGGCTCCCCAAGGGCATCTGGATAGGAGTTCTGGCTGTGACCCTGCTGATGCTGAATTCCCAGGTGACTGCAGGCAGACAGGTCCCAG AGCACTTCACTCGGCAGGGTAAGGCTCAATGTTACTTTGAGAAGGGGACGGAGCACGTGCGGCTCGTGGAGAGACACGTGTACAACCGGGAGGAGTTTCTGCGCTTCGACAGCGACGTCGGGGAGTTCGTGGCGGTGACGGAGCTGGGGCGGCCTCAGGCTGAGAAATGGAACAGCCAGAAGGAGATCCTGGAGGACAGACGGGCCCAGGTGGACAATTACTGCAGGCACAACTACGAGGTGTTTGAGCCCTTCTTGGTGCCCCGGCGCG ttGAGCCCGAGGTGACTGTGTATCCATCCAAGATGGCTCCCCTGGGACACCACAACCTGCTTGTCTGCTCTGTCACTGGTTTCTACCCTGGGGACATTGAGGTCAGGTGGCTCCTGAATGGGCAGGAGGAGACAGCTGGGGTTGTGTCCACAGGCCTGATCAGCAATGGAGACTGGACCTACCAGGTCCTGGTGATGCTGGAGATGACCCCCAGGCGTGGGGATGTCTACACCTGCCACGTGGAGCACTCCAGCCTGCAGAGACCTGTCACCTTGGACTGGA AAGCACAGTCTGGATCTGCCCAGAGCAAGATGCTGAGTGGAGTCGGGGGCCTCGTGCTGGGGCTGATCTTCTTTGGGGTTGGCCTCGTTGTCCACAGGAGGAGTCAGAAAG gaACTCGGGTTTCACAGCAGCAG GGCTCCTGA